A window of Spodoptera frugiperda isolate SF20-4 chromosome 17, AGI-APGP_CSIRO_Sfru_2.0, whole genome shotgun sequence contains these coding sequences:
- the LOC118276872 gene encoding zinc finger protein 26 — MEGLLDVKVKIENVDSRKDPTSFLPEEPMSYEIKKKKKKKKKHQEDPFKDIDDKVDVKVEPLTLLDPEVKIKVEDIEVELDFNDFADSSGLMVEGPHSEDSQEPAVKIEQQNHEAVLLTFESVINKRPQLLDQSEIFNQELPLEQAPSHVCKVCHLVFQSQKTLRMHQKRKHKSFRKSFKHICDYCGMSYEMKNSLVAHIKRKHGPNSMPDDREERTCEICALVFKGMTRLRMHMRRKHGAFQESFKHVCEDCGLTYDKYRSLIVHIQRKHSSYKKPEINQWYNCPFCPKIFTKRETYARHVQRKHHVADEDIKGEKDDYLESCKNQETGEITCKECHLVFSSINFLKLHMRRKHNALKEDFRLKCRICNLSYDKIESLKRHVRRKHDKRSHCEVCNKQFDTREMYLNHSHMKEVKECNICGLIFASQGGLAKHLRCTHKLDSPKTVFCNLCNEGFHDKRQLKPHFMKVHLKVSYTCRYCKKIFKAKESYRRHIFIKHPNASHFNAQPQKCEQCNETFKDEFDLCKHINMVHGTEDLGKEEKEIEIKREEQDVKDSFQCTKCPETFLTWEQLKLHYEANHHNIQETQCQICGEILPGYELQKHIKALHTETEMNCKYCEFKTNIRVSMTQHMLRHKNAETLNCDYTGCKYKTFYEGAMEKHKRKHADQGVKLQCTQCPFQTMNKYILKYHEEAHETGKKRYMCDQCDYATILPANLVQHKYKHSTEKRFKCEVCPFATKYNTSLRFHVRKKHCDLPTFS; from the exons atggaAGGTTTATTAgatgttaaagttaaaatagaGAATGTGGACTCGAGAAAGGATCCTACCTCATTTTTACCCGAGGAGCCAATGTCTTATGAAatcaagaagaaaaagaagaagaagaaaaagcaCCAGGAAGACCCTTTCAAGGATATTGATGATAAGGTTGATGTGAAAGTGGAACCTCTCACTCTGCTGGACCCTGAAGTCAAGATTAAGGTTGAAGATATTGAAGTGGAGTTGGATTTTAATGAT TTTGCTGACAGCAGTGGCCTGATGGTCGAGGGTCCTCACAGCGAAGACAGTCAGGAACCAGCAGTGAAGATAGAACAACAAAACCATGAAGCAGTCCTTCTAACGTTTGAGAGCGTCATCAACAAGAGACCACAACTTCTAGATCAATCCGAGATCTTCAACCAAGAGTTGCCACTCGAACAAGCACCCAGTCACGTGTGCAAAGTCTGCCATCTAGTCTTTCAATCCCAGAAAACTCTTCGGATGCACCAGAAGAGAAAACACAAGTCCTTCAGAAAGTCATTTAAACACATCTGCGATTACTGCGGCATGTCCTATGAAATGAAGAACAGCTTAGTCGCCCACATCAAGAGGAAACATGGACCCAACTCCATGCCCGATGACAGAGAAGAACGGACTTGTGAAATATGTGCTCTAGTGTTTAAAGGAATGACCCGGTTAAGAATGCACATGAGAAGAAAGCATGGAGCCTTCCAAGAATCCTTTAAGCATGTCTGCGAAGACTGCGGATTAACTTATGATAAGTACAGAAGTTTGATAGTCCATATACAACGCAAACATTCTAGTTATAAGAAGCCAGAAATTAACCAATGGTACAATTGTCCGTTCTGTCCTAAAATATTCACTAAAAGAGAAACTTATGCGAGACATGTCCAAAGGAAGCATCATGTTGCTGATGAAGATATCAAAGGCGAAAAAGATGATTATTTGGAGAGCTGCAAGAATCAGGAAACTGGTGAGATTACTTGTAAAGAATGCCATCTAGTCTTCTCTTctataaacttcttaaaacTACACATGAGGAGGAAGCATAACGCTTTGAAAGAAGACTTCAGATTGAAATGTCGGATCTGTAACTTGTCTTACGATAAAATTGAGAGTTTGAAGAGGCATGTGAGGAGAAAACATGACAAGCGATCTCACTGCGAAGTGTGCAACAAGCAGTTTGATACACGAGAGATGTATCTGAACCACTCTCACATGAAAGAAGTTAAAGAATGCAATATTTGCGGACTGATATTCGCATCCCAGGGTGGTTTGGCCAAACACTTGAGGTGCACACACAAATTAGACTCACCGAAGACCGTCTTCTGTAACTTATGTAACGAAGGATTCCATGATAAGCGTCAATTGAAGCCGCATTTCATGAAAGTGCATTTAAAAGTATCGTATACATGTCGatattgtaagaaaatattcaaagctAAAGAGAGTTATAGACGGCATATATTTATCAAGCATCCCAACGCAAGTCATTTCAACGCTCAGCCGCAGAAATGTGAGCAATGCAATGAGACGTTTAAGGATGAATTTGATCTGTGTAAGCATATAAATATGGTGCATGGAACTGAGGATTTGGGTAAGgaagagaaagagatagaaataaaaagagaGGAACAAGATGTAAAGGATAGTTTCCAGTGTACAAAGTGCCCGGAGACTTTCTTAACGTGGGAACAGCTGAAGTTGCATTATGAGGCGAACCATCACAACATACAGGAGACTCAGTGCCAGATATGTGGGGAAATACTCCCTGGCTATGAGttacaaaaacatataaaagcTCTTCACACTGAAACGGAGATgaattgtaaatattgtgaGTTTAAAACTAATATCCGAGTTAGTATGACACAACATATGTTGCGACATAAGAACGCTGAGACTTTGAATTGTGATTATACTGGATGCAAGTATAAGACGTTTTACGAAGGTGCTATGGAGAAGCATAAGCGAAAACATGCAGACCAGGGAGTGAAACTCCAATGTACCCAGTGTCCGTTCCAAACGatgaataaatacattttgaagtATCACGAGGAAGCCCATGAGACTGGGAAAAAGCGATATATGTGTGATCAATGCGATTACGCCACTATTCTGCCGGCGAATCTTGtccaacataaatataaacattctACGGAAAAGAGGTTCAAATGTGAAGTATGTCCGTTCGCAACGAAATATAATACGTCACTGCGGTTCCATGTTAGGAAAAAACACTGTGATCTCCCGACATtcagttaa
- the LOC118276820 gene encoding adrenodoxin-like protein 1, mitochondrial codes for MFQTALKRLLVLQKIKPYQAPVSSQIRKIHVTPNLRHGEYEWQDPKSEDEVVNITYVDKDGNRIKVRGKVGDNVMYLAHRHDIPMEGACEASLACTTCHVYVPPDYFDKLPSSEEKEDDLLDMAPFLKENSRLGCQITLTKDLEGMEVQLPKATRNFYVDGHKPKPH; via the exons ATGTTTCAAACAGCATTAAAACGTTTGCTAGTCCTGCAAAAAATTAAGCCGTATCAGGCGCCGGTTTCGTCACAAATTAGGAAAATTCACGTGACACCGA ATTTAAGGCATGGGGAGTATGAATGGCAAGATCCCAAGTCTGAAGACGAGGT cGTAAACATAACTTATGTAGACAAGGATGGCAATAGGATTAAAGTGAGAGGGAAAGTTGGtgataatgtaatgtatttagCACATAGACATGACATTCCCATGGAAG GAGCCTGTGAAGCATCTCTAGCCTGTACGacatgtcatgtgtatgttccACCAGATTACTTTGATAAACTCCCCTCGTCAGAAGAGAAAGAAGATGATTTACTAGATATGGCTccgtttttaaaagaaaattctaggCTAG GTTGTCAAATAACTCTAACCAAAGATCTAGAAGGTATGGAGGTACAATTACCGAAAGCAACAAGAAACTTCTATGTGGACGGACACAAACCTAAACCGCActga